One genomic region from Leptolyngbyaceae cyanobacterium JSC-12 encodes:
- a CDS encoding response regulator with CheY-like receiver domain and winged-helix DNA-binding domain (IMG reference gene:2510097237~PFAM: Response regulator receiver domain) codes for MIVQPVKGDRFSFNPVMRMGNTPPILKAISLTLMSNSNPNRCILLIDDEPDLCRIVKVTLERLKDWKILTAQTGQDGFTVAQTQPLDLILLDLSLPDGNGLEWLQTLKTNSVTQSIPVILFTASDPADSTSTDALGGNGADIAGVILKPFNVLQLADQICTQLHW; via the coding sequence ATGATCGTACAACCCGTTAAAGGCGATCGCTTCAGTTTCAACCCTGTTATGCGTATGGGCAACACTCCGCCTATCCTTAAAGCAATATCTTTAACTCTTATGTCTAATTCCAATCCCAATCGCTGCATCTTGTTGATTGATGATGAACCTGATCTCTGTCGCATTGTCAAAGTCACCCTAGAACGCCTCAAGGACTGGAAAATTTTGACCGCTCAGACCGGACAGGACGGCTTCACCGTTGCCCAAACCCAACCACTGGATCTCATCTTACTCGACCTGAGCCTACCCGATGGCAATGGCTTGGAGTGGTTACAAACTCTGAAAACCAATTCAGTCACCCAATCAATTCCCGTGATTCTCTTTACAGCCAGTGACCCCGCCGACTCCACCTCCACAGATGCGTTGGGGGGCAATGGTGCCGACATTGCAGGAGTCATCCTCAAACCCTTCAACGTCCTGCAACTCGCCGATCAAATCTGTACCCAACTTCACTGGTAA
- a CDS encoding CRISPR-associated protein, Cmr1 family (IMG reference gene:2510097239~TIGRFAM: CRISPR type III-B/RAMP module RAMP protein Cmr1) has translation MAPPKAIDITIKTLTPLWTGGIDGKCDRIHETGILGSLRWWMEVLVRGMGGNACDPTEQKCSAKNGLCPVCQLFGAEGQKRRFRLEIQETNISDAAIKHPIAANLTYTKNSNQKTPTWYFPDPTQNTKPQPANTPKQGTFILKIQSLHPDFKPEIIGGLIQFIADWSALGARPQMGFGVIQVEGSRIDTQDLYDWLKKVEGEYKYPELPSLHNIFLAKIQPKAFTETDTFNLKYDLRQLFRPQAGKPDNLKSLRHFIMGTVKNDRRAAKIKISRPYDEHGTAVMRVWGWIPETETGIYPNGWDREKVVEAIYHHLTATYTLHEWREMNSARDTVKTNESSAQSFLCSLLKAKESSNREN, from the coding sequence ATGGCTCCCCCCAAAGCAATAGACATCACAATTAAAACCTTAACGCCTTTGTGGACAGGGGGCATAGACGGCAAGTGCGATCGCATCCACGAAACCGGCATCCTTGGCAGCCTGCGCTGGTGGATGGAAGTGTTGGTAAGAGGGATGGGAGGTAATGCCTGCGATCCAACCGAGCAGAAATGTTCTGCTAAAAATGGGCTTTGCCCCGTCTGTCAACTGTTTGGTGCAGAAGGTCAGAAACGTCGATTTCGATTAGAGATTCAGGAAACTAACATATCTGATGCGGCGATCAAACATCCTATTGCAGCAAATCTAACTTATACAAAGAATAGTAACCAAAAGACACCAACTTGGTATTTTCCAGATCCAACCCAGAACACCAAACCGCAGCCAGCGAATACTCCAAAACAAGGCACCTTTATCCTCAAGATTCAGAGCTTACATCCAGACTTTAAGCCAGAGATTATTGGTGGACTAATTCAATTCATTGCCGATTGGTCAGCATTGGGTGCGCGACCTCAAATGGGCTTTGGCGTGATTCAGGTAGAAGGAAGCCGCATCGATACCCAAGACCTCTATGACTGGCTCAAAAAAGTAGAAGGCGAATATAAATATCCAGAGTTGCCTTCACTACACAACATTTTCCTGGCAAAAATTCAGCCTAAAGCTTTTACCGAAACAGATACTTTTAATTTGAAGTATGACCTCCGTCAACTTTTCAGACCACAAGCTGGAAAACCAGATAATTTGAAGAGCTTACGTCACTTCATCATGGGCACAGTGAAAAACGATCGCCGAGCTGCCAAAATTAAAATCTCTCGTCCTTATGATGAACATGGAACAGCAGTGATGCGGGTATGGGGTTGGATTCCCGAAACAGAAACAGGCATCTATCCGAATGGCTGGGACAGAGAAAAGGTCGTAGAGGCTATTTATCACCATCTGACAGCAACCTATACCTTGCACGAGTGGCGTGAAATGAATTCAGCAAGAGATACTGTCAAGACTAATGAAAGCAGCGCTCAGTCATTTTTATGCAGCTTATTAAAAGCTAAAGAGAGTAGCAACAGAGAGAACTAA
- a CDS encoding hypothetical protein (IMG reference gene:2510097240~PFAM: Protein of unknown function (DUF820)), protein MVIQVQPRFYTPEEYLDLETSAADKSEYRDGEIVPMTGGSTDHNDIAGNLYAHLKFALRQQPYKVFIRDVRLWIPTWRLFTYPDVMLIAGEPAFYPERTDTVTNPQMIVEVLSESTRNYDQGDKFDAYRTIPEFQEYVLVDQYQVYVKQFTKTAEGYWLLKEYREAQQTLALTSVDFAIRLGEIYEGIKMQDAEVRDAI, encoded by the coding sequence ATGGTGATTCAAGTTCAGCCCCGCTTTTATACACCAGAAGAATATCTGGATTTAGAAACAAGTGCAGCAGACAAAAGTGAGTATCGGGATGGAGAGATTGTGCCAATGACGGGTGGCAGTACTGACCACAATGACATTGCTGGCAATCTCTATGCTCACCTGAAGTTTGCCCTGCGACAGCAACCCTACAAGGTTTTCATTAGGGATGTGCGGCTTTGGATTCCAACCTGGCGGCTATTTACCTATCCAGATGTAATGCTGATTGCCGGAGAACCTGCATTTTATCCAGAACGAACGGATACGGTGACAAATCCCCAGATGATTGTCGAAGTGCTGTCTGAAAGTACCCGCAATTATGATCAGGGGGATAAGTTTGATGCTTACCGCACCATTCCTGAGTTTCAGGAGTATGTGCTGGTCGATCAATATCAGGTGTATGTCAAACAATTTACCAAGACAGCAGAGGGGTACTGGTTACTTAAAGAGTACCGAGAGGCGCAGCAGACATTAGCGTTGACATCCGTTGACTTTGCAATTCGCTTAGGGGAGATTTACGAAGGCATAAAGATGCAAGATGCAGAGGTGCGTGATGCAATATGA
- a CDS encoding response regulator containing a CheY-like receiver domain and an HD-GYP domain (IMG reference gene:2510097238~PFAM: Response regulator receiver domain) yields the protein MQQQPMIDSSVTNISTTRRILFVDDEFDVRRVVQTCLEKIAHWTVIVAESGEEGLQKARTEQPDAIVLDVMMPVIDGSQFLSALLAQPETRSIPVVLLTAKADSLDVKQYEEMGIKGLIGKPFNPLTLHREIATALNWVV from the coding sequence ATGCAGCAACAACCAATGATTGACTCGTCGGTGACAAACATTTCAACTACGCGACGCATTTTGTTTGTGGATGATGAGTTTGATGTGCGGCGCGTCGTGCAAACCTGTCTGGAAAAAATCGCTCACTGGACAGTGATTGTGGCAGAGTCCGGAGAAGAGGGATTACAAAAAGCTAGAACAGAACAGCCAGATGCGATCGTCCTGGATGTCATGATGCCGGTAATAGACGGTTCTCAGTTCCTTAGTGCTCTGCTGGCGCAACCAGAGACGCGATCGATTCCCGTGGTTTTATTAACGGCTAAGGCTGACTCTTTGGACGTTAAGCAGTATGAAGAAATGGGAATCAAAGGCCTGATTGGTAAACCCTTTAACCCGTTGACCTTGCATCGAGAGATCGCTACTGCCCTAAACTGGGTGGTCTGA